A single genomic interval of Psychroserpens sp. NJDZ02 harbors:
- the murG gene encoding undecaprenyldiphospho-muramoylpentapeptide beta-N-acetylglucosaminyltransferase, protein MNSKNKTYKIILSGGGTGGHIYPAIAIANELKSRFPEAEFLFVGAEDRMEMEKVPQAGYAIKGLWITGIERKLTLKNMMFPFKLISSLWNARKIIKQFKPDVAIGTGGFASGPLLQMASLKGVPSIIQEQNSYPGITNKLLAKRVAKVCVAYDGLERFFPLDKIIKTGNPVRQDLLDISSKRDAAIKHFGLVEGKQTLLVLGGSLGAKAINELMVDELDFLQTLNVQVIWQCGKLYYQTYKLYGNTKHVQIHEFINKMDYAYAAADFIISRAGAGSVSELCIVGKPVVFVPSPYVAEDHQTKNANAIVDENAALLIAQDDLKVDFKNKFGQLVASKEKQEQLSKNIKKLALVNATKDIADEVEKLLKK, encoded by the coding sequence GTGAATAGTAAAAATAAAACATATAAAATTATTTTATCAGGTGGTGGTACAGGGGGGCATATCTATCCTGCGATAGCTATTGCTAACGAGTTAAAGTCGCGCTTTCCAGAAGCTGAGTTTTTGTTTGTAGGTGCAGAAGATAGAATGGAGATGGAAAAAGTGCCTCAAGCTGGTTATGCTATAAAAGGCTTATGGATTACCGGTATTGAGCGTAAGTTGACGCTTAAAAATATGATGTTTCCATTTAAATTGATTAGTAGTTTATGGAATGCTAGAAAAATTATAAAACAGTTTAAGCCCGATGTTGCTATTGGAACAGGTGGGTTTGCAAGTGGTCCTTTATTGCAAATGGCGTCTTTAAAAGGAGTGCCAAGTATAATACAAGAACAGAATTCGTATCCAGGAATTACAAATAAGTTGTTAGCTAAAAGGGTGGCAAAAGTGTGTGTTGCTTACGATGGTTTAGAGCGCTTTTTTCCTTTAGATAAAATTATAAAAACAGGTAATCCTGTGCGTCAAGATTTATTAGATATTTCTTCTAAAAGAGACGCGGCAATAAAACATTTTGGTTTGGTTGAAGGTAAGCAGACCTTACTTGTTTTGGGAGGAAGTTTAGGGGCTAAAGCAATTAACGAATTGATGGTTGATGAGCTAGACTTTCTGCAAACATTAAATGTTCAAGTAATCTGGCAATGTGGTAAGTTATATTATCAGACCTATAAGTTATATGGTAATACTAAGCATGTTCAAATCCATGAGTTTATAAATAAGATGGATTATGCGTATGCAGCCGCAGATTTTATTATCTCACGTGCTGGAGCAGGTTCTGTAAGCGAGTTGTGTATTGTTGGTAAGCCTGTCGTATTTGTGCCTTCTCCGTATGTGGCAGAAGATCATCAAACAAAAAACGCAAATGCAATAGTGGATGAAAATGCGGCTTTGTTAATTGCGCAAGACGATTTAAAAGTAGATTTTAAAAATAAATTTGGACAACTAGTAGCTTCAAAAGAAAAACAAGAACAATTAAGTAAAAATATAAAAAAGTTAGCATTGGTAAATGCAACAAAAGACATTGCGGACGAGGTTGAAAAATTGCTAAAAAAATAA
- a CDS encoding FtsW/RodA/SpoVE family cell cycle protein, which produces MQQVFNNIKGDRLIWAIAALLAIFSFLPVYSAASNLVNISGGGSTFSYFVKHFMHLFLGFSIMYGVHKIPYRYFRGLSMVMMPVVFMLLILTFLQGTTIGGANASRWIRIPFVNMSFQTSTLAAVVLMVYIARYLSKIKDKTISFKESILPLWTPVFVILALILPSNFSTTAIIFVMACALLFLGGYPLRYLIAMGFAGLLGLTMFVLVAKAFPEAMPNRVDTWISRVESFLNGEDSKEDYQIERAKIAIASGGIVGVGSGKSVQKNFLPQSSSDFIYAIIVEEYGLFGGFALMILYMWLLFRIIIVSQKADTFFGKLLVLGVGLPIIFQAMINMAVAVELFPVTGQTLPLISSGGTSIWMTCMAIGIVLSVSAKREEIIKKEKATDVDSSLDVLSEALED; this is translated from the coding sequence GTGCAACAAGTATTTAACAACATAAAAGGAGATCGATTGATTTGGGCAATAGCTGCATTATTAGCTATTTTCTCATTTCTTCCTGTATATAGTGCTGCTAGTAATTTGGTTAATATTAGTGGTGGTGGTAGTACTTTTTCATATTTCGTGAAACACTTTATGCACTTGTTTTTAGGGTTTTCTATAATGTATGGCGTCCATAAAATACCATATAGGTATTTTAGAGGGTTATCCATGGTTATGATGCCTGTTGTGTTTATGTTATTGATTTTAACGTTCTTACAGGGTACAACTATTGGTGGGGCTAACGCCAGTCGTTGGATACGTATACCGTTTGTTAATATGTCCTTTCAGACCTCGACGTTGGCAGCGGTTGTTTTGATGGTTTATATTGCACGGTATTTGTCTAAGATTAAAGATAAAACGATTTCGTTTAAGGAGTCTATATTGCCACTTTGGACACCTGTATTTGTCATATTAGCATTAATTTTGCCTTCAAATTTTTCAACAACAGCAATCATTTTTGTAATGGCTTGTGCGTTATTGTTTTTAGGAGGCTATCCATTACGATATTTAATAGCAATGGGATTTGCGGGACTCCTTGGGTTAACGATGTTTGTTTTAGTGGCGAAAGCTTTTCCGGAAGCTATGCCAAATCGTGTCGATACGTGGATAAGCAGGGTAGAAAGTTTTTTGAATGGAGAGGACTCAAAAGAGGATTATCAAATAGAGCGCGCTAAAATAGCAATTGCTTCGGGAGGTATTGTTGGTGTGGGCTCTGGAAAAAGTGTTCAGAAAAACTTCTTGCCACAATCGTCTTCAGATTTTATTTATGCAATTATTGTAGAAGAATATGGTTTGTTTGGAGGGTTTGCATTAATGATCTTGTACATGTGGTTGTTGTTTAGGATAATAATAGTGTCTCAAAAAGCAGACACCTTTTTTGGTAAGTTACTTGTCTTAGGTGTTGGTTTGCCTATTATTTTTCAAGCCATGATTAATATGGCGGTGGCGGTAGAGCTGTTTCCTGTTACGGGGCAGACGTTGCCTTTAATTAGTAGTGGTGGAACCAGTATTTGGATGACTTGTATGGCTATTGGGATAGTGTTAAGTGTTAGTGCAAAAAGAGAAGAAATTATTAAAAAAGAAAAAGCAACTGACGTGGATAGCTCGTTAGACGTTTTGTCGGAAGCATTAGAAGATTAA
- the murD gene encoding UDP-N-acetylmuramoyl-L-alanine--D-glutamate ligase: MKRLVILGAGESGVGTALLGKAKGYEVFVSDKGKIKEKYKKVLIHNEIEWEEEQHTEAKVLNADVVMKSPGIPDKVAIIQALLNKGVSVISEIEFASQFTKATIVAITGSNGKTTTAMLTHHLLKQELEVGLAGNIGDSFAKQVLEHDFDNYVLEISSFQLDGCFNFKPKIAIITNIVPDHLDRYDYKFENYIASKFRITKNQTKEDYLIYDADDEVILEYIKNNTIQATLVPFSLTKTIENGAYLDNDNIIITIDNNQIIMPTENIALKGKHNVKNAMAASTVSHLLNIRKQTIRESLENFQGVEHRLENVLKINKVQYINDSKATNVNATYFALDSVSSPTVWIVGGVDKGNSYNELYSFVNEKVKAIICLGVDNEKLLASFGEMVDVIVETQFMSEAVKIAYKLAEAGDTVLLSPACASFDLFENYEDRGRQFKEAVRNL; the protein is encoded by the coding sequence ATGAAACGATTAGTAATACTTGGAGCTGGAGAAAGTGGTGTGGGTACTGCGCTTTTGGGTAAAGCGAAAGGTTATGAGGTGTTTGTTTCGGATAAAGGGAAAATAAAAGAAAAATACAAAAAGGTTCTTATACATAATGAGATTGAATGGGAGGAAGAGCAGCATACAGAGGCTAAAGTTTTAAATGCTGATGTGGTGATGAAAAGTCCTGGAATTCCTGATAAAGTTGCAATAATACAAGCGCTTTTAAATAAAGGGGTATCGGTAATTTCTGAAATAGAATTTGCAAGCCAATTTACTAAGGCGACTATTGTGGCTATTACGGGAAGTAATGGTAAAACAACAACTGCAATGTTGACGCATCATTTGCTAAAGCAGGAATTGGAAGTAGGGCTTGCAGGTAATATTGGAGATAGCTTTGCAAAGCAGGTTTTAGAACATGATTTTGATAATTATGTTTTAGAGATAAGTAGTTTTCAGTTGGATGGTTGTTTCAACTTTAAACCGAAAATTGCAATAATAACCAACATTGTACCAGATCATTTAGATCGTTACGATTACAAATTTGAAAATTACATTGCTTCAAAATTTAGGATTACAAAAAATCAAACAAAAGAGGATTATTTGATTTATGATGCAGATGATGAGGTGATTTTAGAATACATAAAAAACAATACTATTCAAGCTACATTAGTACCGTTTTCATTGACAAAAACAATTGAAAATGGTGCGTATTTGGATAACGATAATATAATAATAACAATTGATAATAATCAGATAATTATGCCAACAGAAAATATCGCTCTAAAAGGAAAACACAATGTAAAAAATGCGATGGCTGCTTCGACAGTGTCACATTTATTAAATATAAGAAAGCAAACGATCCGTGAGAGTTTGGAAAACTTTCAAGGTGTTGAGCATCGTTTAGAAAACGTACTTAAAATTAACAAAGTACAGTATATAAACGACTCTAAGGCAACTAACGTTAATGCAACTTATTTTGCATTGGATAGCGTGTCGTCACCAACAGTTTGGATTGTTGGAGGTGTTGATAAAGGGAATAGTTATAATGAATTGTATTCTTTTGTTAACGAAAAAGTAAAGGCGATTATCTGTTTAGGTGTTGATAACGAAAAGCTGTTGGCAAGCTTTGGAGAAATGGTTGATGTTATTGTAGAAACACAGTTTATGAGTGAAGCTGTAAAAATAGCCTATAAATTAGCTGAAGCTGGTGATACTGTTTTATTGTCTCCTGCTTGTGCTAGTTTTGATCTGTTTGAAAATTATGAGGATAGAGGGCGTCAATTTAAAGAAGCTGTAAGAAATTTATAA
- the mraY gene encoding phospho-N-acetylmuramoyl-pentapeptide-transferase, with product MLYYLFEFLEKNYQFPGASVFQFITFRAALAIIISLLFSTIFGKRIILALQRKQVGESVRDLGLDGQLEKAGTPTMGGVIIILATLIPVLLLAKLDNIYVIMLIVTMIWMGAVGFTDDYIKVFKKDKAGLSGKFKVLGQVGLGVFVGAVMYFHPGITIKTEKVNPVYETELITQNSAGEFNVPEKSLKTTIPFVKDNEFDYTNLVSWMGDDYAKYAWLVFIPIVIFIITAVSNGANLTDGIDGLAAGSSAIIVFVLAIFAFISGNIVFSDYLNVMFIPNLGEVVVFIAAFVGALIGFLWYNTYPAQVFMGDTGSLTIGGVIAVIAIVIRKELLIPLLCGIFFAESLSVILQVAYFKFTKKKYGEGRRIFLMAPLHHHYQKKGYHESKIVTRFWIVGIILAILSIVTLKLR from the coding sequence ATGCTATATTACTTATTCGAATTTTTAGAAAAAAACTACCAATTTCCAGGGGCTAGTGTGTTTCAATTTATCACATTTAGAGCAGCTTTGGCAATTATTATCTCATTGTTGTTTTCTACAATTTTCGGTAAACGTATCATATTGGCTTTACAAAGAAAGCAAGTAGGAGAGTCTGTTAGGGATTTAGGGTTAGATGGTCAGTTAGAGAAAGCAGGGACGCCTACAATGGGTGGTGTTATTATAATCTTAGCGACTTTAATTCCAGTATTGCTGTTGGCCAAATTGGATAATATCTATGTGATCATGTTAATTGTGACTATGATTTGGATGGGGGCAGTTGGTTTTACGGATGATTATATTAAAGTATTTAAAAAAGATAAAGCAGGACTTAGTGGTAAGTTTAAAGTTTTAGGTCAAGTCGGACTTGGTGTTTTTGTAGGTGCAGTCATGTATTTTCATCCAGGGATAACTATTAAGACGGAAAAAGTAAATCCTGTTTATGAAACCGAATTGATTACTCAGAACTCTGCAGGAGAATTTAATGTGCCAGAGAAATCTCTAAAAACAACCATCCCTTTTGTAAAGGATAATGAGTTTGATTATACAAATTTGGTCTCGTGGATGGGCGATGATTATGCTAAATATGCTTGGTTAGTGTTTATTCCAATTGTTATTTTTATAATAACAGCAGTGTCTAACGGAGCTAATTTAACAGATGGTATTGATGGGTTAGCTGCGGGTAGTTCTGCAATTATCGTATTTGTGCTCGCGATCTTTGCTTTTATATCAGGTAACATAGTGTTTTCGGATTATCTCAATGTTATGTTTATTCCTAATTTGGGTGAGGTCGTAGTGTTTATAGCAGCTTTTGTAGGCGCTTTAATTGGTTTTTTATGGTATAATACTTATCCGGCTCAAGTATTTATGGGGGATACGGGTAGTTTGACTATTGGAGGTGTTATAGCGGTTATAGCAATTGTAATTAGAAAAGAATTGCTGATTCCATTGTTGTGCGGGATCTTCTTTGCAGAGTCCTTATCGGTGATACTGCAAGTGGCTTATTTTAAGTTTACAAAAAAGAAATATGGCGAAGGGCGACGCATTTTTTTAATGGCGCCTTTACATCATCATTATCAGAAAAAAGGATATCACGAAAGTAAAATAGTCACTCGATTTTGGATTGTAGGGATTATTCTAGCAATACTGTCTATAGTAACCCTGAAATTAAGATAA
- a CDS encoding UDP-N-acetylmuramoyl-L-alanyl-D-glutamate--2,6-diaminopimelate ligase, producing MNLLKDILYKVTLDAVVGSTDIMVHNIHFNSQDVAVGDVFVAIKGSITDGHQYIDSAIKQGAIAVVCHVLPSDMAKHVTYIQVDDSSRALAIMAANFYGNPSENLKLVGVTGTNGKTTIASLLYQLFKKAGYKVGLLSTVKIMVDNTEHAATHTTPDSLTINGCLKKMNDEGVEFCFMEVSSHGIHQNRTLGLKFEGGIFTNLSHDHLDYHDTFAEYRDVKKRFFDELPKTAFALTNGDDKNGSVMLQNTKAKQYTYALKTYADYKAQILENQFNGLLLKLNDNEVWIRLIGEFNAYNILAIFATAELLGLEKEETLRLISELESVSGRFQFLISETNITAIVDYAHTPDALQNVLQTINDIRTKNEDVITVVGCGGDRDKTKRPKMGHIASALSTKVIFTSDNPRSEVPETIIEDIEKGVEPQNFKKTLSIADRRQAIKTACQLANPNDIILIAGKGHETYQEVKGERSDFDDFKIVKEFLKQLQK from the coding sequence GTGAATTTATTAAAAGACATATTATATAAGGTAACGTTAGACGCGGTAGTGGGTAGTACTGATATTATGGTGCATAATATTCACTTTAATTCGCAAGATGTGGCTGTGGGCGATGTGTTTGTGGCTATTAAAGGTAGTATTACAGATGGGCATCAGTACATAGATAGTGCTATAAAACAAGGGGCTATTGCTGTGGTTTGTCATGTGCTTCCAAGTGATATGGCTAAACATGTTACTTATATTCAAGTCGATGACTCTAGTCGTGCATTGGCTATTATGGCTGCTAATTTTTATGGTAATCCGTCGGAAAACTTAAAGTTAGTAGGAGTTACGGGTACAAACGGTAAGACAACAATTGCATCGTTATTATATCAGTTGTTTAAAAAAGCCGGGTATAAAGTAGGCTTGTTGTCTACTGTAAAAATAATGGTGGATAATACGGAGCATGCAGCAACGCATACGACGCCAGATTCGCTAACGATTAATGGGTGTTTGAAGAAGATGAATGATGAGGGAGTGGAGTTTTGCTTCATGGAAGTTAGCTCTCACGGAATTCATCAAAACAGAACCTTAGGATTAAAATTTGAAGGCGGGATTTTTACTAACCTGTCTCATGATCATTTAGATTATCATGACACGTTCGCAGAGTATAGAGATGTTAAAAAACGTTTTTTTGATGAGTTGCCTAAAACGGCTTTTGCATTAACAAATGGTGACGATAAAAATGGGAGTGTCATGCTTCAAAATACCAAAGCAAAACAATATACTTATGCTTTAAAAACGTATGCGGATTATAAAGCTCAAATTTTAGAAAATCAGTTTAATGGTTTGTTGTTAAAGCTTAATGATAATGAAGTGTGGATTCGGTTAATTGGAGAATTTAATGCTTATAATATTTTGGCAATTTTCGCTACTGCGGAATTGTTAGGTCTTGAAAAAGAAGAAACGTTACGATTGATTAGTGAGTTAGAAAGTGTGAGTGGTCGTTTTCAGTTTTTAATCTCTGAAACAAACATTACGGCTATTGTGGATTATGCACATACGCCTGACGCATTGCAAAATGTGTTACAAACAATTAATGATATCAGAACTAAAAATGAAGATGTTATTACAGTAGTTGGTTGTGGAGGAGATCGTGATAAAACTAAAAGACCGAAAATGGGACATATTGCGTCAGCTTTAAGTACAAAAGTCATATTTACAAGCGATAATCCGCGTAGTGAAGTTCCGGAAACCATTATTGAAGATATTGAAAAAGGGGTGGAGCCTCAAAATTTCAAAAAGACGTTGTCTATTGCGGATAGAAGGCAAGCTATAAAAACCGCTTGTCAGTTAGCAAATCCTAATGATATTATTTTGATAGCAGGGAAAGGGCATGAAACCTATCAAGAAGTGAAAGGGGAGCGATCTGATTTTGATGATTTCAAAATAGTGAAAGAATTTTTAAAACAATTACAGAAATAA
- a CDS encoding penicillin-binding protein, with product MFVFGVLVVVKLLTIQIVQGDEYRALADKRAIKNVVIPANRGNVYSSDGSLLATSIPKYDILFDAVTPSDKNFKANLIPLSEALSKYSGKPTTFYKKELGKARANKNRYFLLARNIGYSGYLKFREFPLLKLGAFKGGLIVEQKVKREHPLGEVAQRTIGYERTDDDGNVTRAGIDGAFGVDYLRGKDGQRLKQKIGKGQWKPIVDYDQVEPKDGFDVYTTIDVNIQDIAHHALLEQLELYEAEHGTVVVMEVATGEVKAISNLGKTKSGYYYEKRNYAVYESHEPGSTFKLMALMAALEDKKIDTSDIIDTGNGYKVFYGRGIKDSHGNGKISAAKVLEVSSNIGMATIINNAYAKDPKRFLDILSRWNLDKKLGISIKGEGEPMIPKPGDDKWSRNALPSIAYGYNLRLTPLQTLTFYNAVANNGVMVKPRFIREVKELDKQIESFEKSIINPKICSDATLNAAKEMLKNVVIRGTGRSLYSDYFSMSGKTGTARVEYWMDDWARNPRYISSFAGYFPSDEPKYSCIVIIHKPSIKKGFYGADVSGPVFKKIAQKIFTDTPLIDQVASLNVDDKAVDKEYEGYYKTANKYKTIMPDVTGLPVMDALALLENMNIKVSVSCKGIGTITSQSVNKNTKLKNNQIIVLEAS from the coding sequence ATGTTCGTCTTTGGGGTGCTTGTGGTTGTCAAATTGTTAACCATTCAGATCGTTCAGGGGGATGAGTATAGAGCGCTTGCAGATAAGCGTGCTATAAAGAATGTTGTTATTCCTGCTAATCGCGGTAATGTGTATTCTTCAGACGGTAGCTTGTTGGCAACATCAATTCCTAAATATGATATTTTGTTTGATGCGGTAACACCATCGGATAAAAATTTTAAAGCCAATTTAATTCCTTTAAGTGAAGCCTTATCTAAATATTCTGGAAAGCCAACAACGTTTTATAAAAAAGAATTAGGAAAAGCAAGAGCTAATAAAAACCGTTATTTTTTATTGGCTAGAAATATTGGGTATTCAGGTTATTTGAAATTTAGAGAATTCCCTTTATTGAAATTAGGAGCGTTTAAAGGTGGGCTGATTGTTGAACAAAAAGTAAAAAGAGAGCATCCTTTAGGTGAAGTTGCACAGCGTACTATTGGGTATGAGCGTACGGATGATGATGGTAATGTGACCAGAGCTGGGATTGATGGTGCTTTTGGTGTTGATTATTTAAGAGGGAAAGACGGGCAGCGTTTAAAGCAGAAAATAGGAAAAGGGCAATGGAAGCCTATTGTTGATTATGATCAAGTAGAACCTAAAGATGGGTTTGATGTGTATACCACTATAGATGTAAATATCCAAGATATTGCGCATCATGCTTTGTTGGAACAATTAGAATTGTATGAAGCGGAACATGGAACAGTTGTCGTTATGGAAGTGGCTACTGGAGAGGTTAAAGCGATTTCTAATTTAGGAAAAACAAAATCGGGTTACTATTATGAGAAACGGAATTATGCGGTTTATGAGTCTCATGAGCCAGGATCTACTTTTAAGTTAATGGCCTTAATGGCGGCGTTAGAGGATAAGAAAATAGATACTTCAGATATTATAGATACAGGTAATGGGTATAAAGTGTTTTATGGTAGGGGAATAAAAGATTCTCACGGAAATGGTAAGATATCTGCTGCTAAGGTGTTAGAGGTGTCTTCTAATATTGGGATGGCAACCATTATAAATAATGCGTATGCTAAGGATCCAAAGCGCTTCTTAGATATTTTAAGTCGTTGGAATTTAGATAAAAAATTAGGGATCTCTATAAAAGGAGAAGGAGAGCCGATGATTCCAAAACCAGGTGATGATAAATGGAGTCGTAACGCATTGCCGTCTATTGCCTACGGTTATAATTTAAGGTTAACGCCATTGCAGACGCTTACCTTTTATAATGCAGTTGCTAATAATGGTGTTATGGTTAAGCCTCGATTTATAAGAGAGGTTAAAGAGTTGGATAAGCAGATTGAGTCTTTTGAGAAATCAATAATTAATCCAAAAATATGTTCTGATGCCACATTAAATGCTGCTAAGGAGATGCTTAAAAACGTGGTGATAAGAGGGACAGGGCGTTCTTTGTATTCTGATTATTTTTCAATGAGTGGGAAAACAGGGACCGCAAGAGTAGAGTATTGGATGGACGACTGGGCGCGTAACCCAAGGTATATATCGTCTTTTGCTGGTTATTTTCCGTCGGATGAGCCTAAATACTCTTGTATCGTAATTATACATAAACCGAGTATTAAAAAAGGATTTTATGGTGCGGATGTGTCTGGTCCGGTGTTTAAAAAAATAGCACAAAAAATATTTACAGATACGCCTTTAATTGATCAGGTCGCGTCTTTAAATGTTGATGATAAGGCTGTGGATAAGGAGTATGAAGGCTATTATAAAACGGCTAATAAATATAAAACAATCATGCCTGACGTAACGGGTTTACCTGTTATGGATGCATTGGCTTTATTGGAAAACATGAACATTAAGGTTAGTGTTAGTTGTAAAGGTATAGGGACGATTACAAGTCAGTCTGTAAATAAGAATACTAAGTTAAAGAATAATCAAATTATAGTTTTAGAAGCCTCGTGA
- a CDS encoding FtsL-like putative cell division protein: MKKSIYSILRGTFLVSEDSFKNWRLILFISALAIVMIASSHSLDKKVYEIAKLNNQVKELRSELYDGRTRLMQLKMESSVVKKMKEKGLAPSVIPPKKIIVKSQT, from the coding sequence ATGAAAAAAAGTATCTATAGTATATTAAGAGGGACTTTTCTGGTTAGTGAAGATTCTTTTAAAAATTGGAGACTGATTCTTTTTATTTCAGCTTTAGCAATAGTAATGATTGCGAGTTCGCATAGTTTGGATAAAAAAGTATACGAGATAGCAAAGCTTAATAATCAAGTTAAAGAATTGCGATCCGAGTTGTATGATGGTAGGACCAGATTGATGCAACTGAAAATGGAATCTTCCGTTGTTAAAAAAATGAAAGAAAAAGGGTTGGCGCCTTCCGTAATTCCGCCTAAAAAAATAATTGTTAAATCACAAACCTAA
- the rsmH gene encoding 16S rRNA (cytosine(1402)-N(4))-methyltransferase RsmH, whose translation MKMTAYHNPVLLHETVDGLAIKEDGVYVDVTFGGGGHSREILNRLGENGRLYAFDQDKDALENAIDDPRFTLIHENFRYIKRFLRFHGVKAVDGVLADFGVSSHQFDVAERGFSTRFEAVLDMRMNQNDTLSAYHVINEYEEEQLKQVLAQYGELRSASAMARLIVEHRKTEIIKTSDQLKKVLQQFLSPKHENKILAQIYQAIRIEVNQEIEALKEFLQQTPEILKPEGRLSLISYHSLEDRLVKRFIRNGLFEGEPERDVFGRFEVPLKKVGGLIIPSKEEIKINNRARSAKLRIAEKV comes from the coding sequence ATGAAGATGACAGCATATCATAATCCAGTATTATTACATGAAACCGTGGATGGTTTGGCTATCAAAGAAGATGGGGTCTATGTAGATGTCACTTTTGGTGGTGGTGGACATAGTAGAGAAATTTTAAATCGCTTAGGGGAAAACGGGAGGTTATACGCGTTTGATCAAGATAAAGATGCGCTTGAAAATGCAATTGACGATCCTAGGTTTACATTAATACATGAAAATTTTAGATATATCAAGCGCTTTTTGCGTTTTCACGGTGTGAAAGCTGTGGATGGTGTTTTGGCAGATTTTGGAGTGTCATCGCATCAGTTTGATGTAGCAGAACGTGGTTTTTCAACCCGTTTTGAGGCGGTTTTGGATATGCGTATGAATCAGAATGATACATTGTCGGCATACCATGTTATTAATGAGTATGAAGAAGAACAGCTTAAACAGGTGTTGGCGCAATATGGCGAGTTAAGGTCTGCGTCTGCTATGGCTAGGTTGATTGTGGAGCATCGTAAGACTGAAATTATTAAAACTAGTGATCAGCTAAAAAAGGTGTTGCAGCAGTTTTTGTCACCTAAGCATGAAAATAAAATATTAGCACAGATCTATCAGGCGATTCGTATTGAGGTGAATCAAGAAATTGAAGCTTTAAAAGAGTTTTTGCAGCAAACGCCAGAGATTTTAAAACCAGAAGGGCGTTTAAGTTTGATATCCTATCATTCTTTAGAGGATCGCTTGGTTAAGCGTTTTATAAGGAATGGTTTGTTTGAAGGCGAGCCGGAGCGTGATGTTTTTGGTCGCTTTGAAGTGCCTTTAAAAAAAGTGGGAGGACTAATTATTCCGTCTAAAGAAGAAATTAAAATTAATAATCGAGCACGTAGTGCAAAGTTGCGTATTGCAGAAAAGGTGTAA
- the mraZ gene encoding division/cell wall cluster transcriptional repressor MraZ produces MNSLIGTYECKVDAKGRLMLPAALKKQLAPELQNGFVIKRAVFQECLELYPMQEWDALMLKVNKLNRFKKKNNDFIRRFTAGVKLVEVDTNGRLLIPKDLVGFASIAKDIVMSSAVNIVEIWDKTKYEKAIDDATLDFADLAEEVMGQDNEDDSIS; encoded by the coding sequence GTGAACTCATTAATAGGGACATACGAATGTAAAGTAGACGCAAAAGGACGGCTTATGCTGCCTGCTGCGCTGAAAAAGCAGTTGGCTCCCGAGTTACAAAATGGATTTGTTATAAAACGAGCAGTGTTTCAGGAGTGTTTGGAATTGTATCCAATGCAAGAATGGGACGCATTAATGCTAAAAGTAAATAAGCTTAATCGTTTTAAAAAGAAAAATAACGATTTTATTCGCAGGTTTACTGCGGGAGTAAAATTGGTGGAAGTGGATACAAATGGACGGTTGCTAATACCAAAGGATTTGGTAGGGTTTGCGTCAATAGCTAAAGATATTGTAATGTCTTCGGCTGTTAATATTGTTGAAATTTGGGATAAAACGAAGTATGAGAAAGCTATTGATGACGCAACATTAGATTTTGCCGATTTAGCTGAAGAAGTAATGGGTCAAGACAATGAAGATGACAGCATATCATAA